The genome window ATGTCTGACATGCTATAAAATCAGCTTTGTTTTAAATCTTCCGCTGTTGCGGAATAAAAAAAAGGAGGTATCTCATATGAAAAAAACATTTTTAGCAACAGTTATTTTTTCTGTAACTCTTTTATCCACGCCTATTTTATCGTTTTCAGAACAAAGACTCAGTGTTCAAAAAGATAAAATCAACGTCAGATCAGGACCAGGAACAAACCATGAGATTCTTTGGAAGGCTGAAAAATACTATCCATTACAAGTCCTTGACACCAATGACAAATGGATCCATTTCAGGGATTTTGAAGGTTATGATGGATGGGTTTACAAACCCCTCCTGAGCAATGACAAAACGATTGTTACCAAAAACCGCAAAAGCAATATTAGAAAAGGACCAGGAAAGGAATATCCGGTTTTATTCACCGCTGGCAAAGGAGTCCCGTTTCTTGTTTTGGAAACAAAAAAAGACTGGTACAAAGT of Desulforegula conservatrix Mb1Pa contains these proteins:
- a CDS encoding SH3 domain-containing protein, which encodes MKKTFLATVIFSVTLLSTPILSFSEQRLSVQKDKINVRSGPGTNHEILWKAEKYYPLQVLDTNDKWIHFRDFEGYDGWVYKPLLSNDKTIVTKNRKSNIRKGPGKEYPVLFTAGKGVPFLVLETKKDWYKVRHSDGDTGWVFKSLIW